A genome region from Ligilactobacillus cholophilus includes the following:
- a CDS encoding bifunctional metallophosphatase/5'-nucleotidase, with protein sequence MKIKILSTSDVHGYIYPTNFSTRDDHHALGYLKAASVIEDVQRQAEKDGDIAIYIEDGDFVEGSPMTDYAYQTRDEKHYNLDLVRMVNHLQADVGILGNHEFNYGPDYLNPTLADRTYPILNANMQEDPASHIIDAPYKIIEKNNIKIAVLGLTTQYIPHWEQPKHIEGWKFEPAFEAAAKYVPELRKQADVVIVAYHGGFERDLQTGEPTEALTGENEGYQIITEVPGIDAFVTGHQHRQIAAKVNGIPTTQPGFRGEKVGCITLTLDDNKKVVDSSAELLDVADAGDEMWMNALTYDWNHDVQDWLDQRIATIDGDMEIHDPMEARLHGHPYLEFVNQVEMDAMGTDIAATALFNNEVTGLGHDVTIRNVMNSYVYPNTLVTEAITGKDLRNALERCASFFELQPDGSLTVSKDFSYPKMQLYNYDFYSGIDYTFDLTQPKGKRVVELKYHDKDVQDTDELKVTMNQYRGVGGGNYDCFSADKIIKQNETEVPRLLIAYLENHPNIKAIQPTNLKIIK encoded by the coding sequence ATGAAGATTAAAATTTTATCAACGAGTGATGTTCATGGATACATTTATCCAACTAATTTTAGTACTCGGGATGATCATCACGCATTGGGCTATTTAAAAGCAGCTTCAGTAATTGAAGATGTACAACGTCAGGCAGAAAAAGATGGGGATATTGCCATTTACATTGAAGATGGAGACTTCGTTGAAGGTTCTCCAATGACTGACTATGCATATCAAACACGTGATGAAAAGCATTACAACCTAGATCTTGTACGCATGGTCAATCATCTCCAAGCCGATGTCGGAATTTTAGGGAATCATGAATTTAACTATGGCCCTGATTATTTAAATCCAACTTTGGCAGATCGCACGTATCCTATTTTGAACGCCAATATGCAAGAAGACCCAGCAAGTCACATTATTGACGCTCCATATAAAATTATCGAAAAAAATAATATTAAAATCGCCGTCCTTGGGTTAACCACTCAATACATTCCACATTGGGAGCAACCTAAGCATATTGAAGGATGGAAATTTGAACCAGCCTTTGAAGCTGCTGCTAAGTACGTTCCAGAACTCCGCAAACAAGCTGATGTCGTAATTGTTGCCTATCATGGTGGTTTTGAACGTGATTTACAAACTGGTGAACCTACCGAAGCATTAACTGGAGAAAACGAAGGTTATCAAATTATTACTGAAGTTCCAGGTATTGATGCTTTTGTTACAGGTCACCAACACCGTCAAATTGCAGCCAAAGTTAATGGGATTCCAACTACTCAACCTGGTTTCCGTGGTGAAAAAGTTGGCTGCATCACATTAACTTTAGATGATAATAAAAAGGTTGTGGATTCATCTGCTGAATTGCTTGATGTAGCAGACGCCGGCGATGAAATGTGGATGAACGCCTTAACATATGATTGGAATCATGATGTTCAAGATTGGCTTGATCAACGTATCGCTACAATTGATGGTGATATGGAAATTCACGATCCAATGGAAGCACGGTTACATGGTCATCCTTATTTAGAGTTTGTTAACCAAGTTGAAATGGACGCGATGGGAACAGATATCGCAGCAACAGCTTTATTTAATAATGAAGTTACCGGATTAGGACATGACGTTACAATTCGCAATGTGATGAACAGTTATGTTTATCCTAATACATTGGTAACTGAAGCTATTACTGGTAAAGATTTACGCAACGCCCTTGAACGTTGTGCCAGTTTCTTTGAACTCCAACCTGATGGTAGTTTGACAGTTTCAAAAGACTTCTCATACCCTAAGATGCAATTATATAATTATGATTTTTATTCTGGAATCGATTATACTTTCGATTTAACTCAACCAAAGGGTAAGCGAGTCGTTGAACTCAAATATCATGACAAAGATGTTCAAGATACTGATGAACTTAAAGTTACAATGAATCAATATCGTGGTGTTGGTGGCGGTAATTACGATTGCTTCAGTGCAGATAAGATTATCAAGCAGAACGAAACAGAAGTACCAAGATTATTGATTGCCTATTTAGAAAATCATCCAAATATCAAAGCAATCCAACCCACAAATCTAAAAATAATTAAGTAA
- a CDS encoding SpaA isopeptide-forming pilin-related protein, with translation MDKRNFKFHKMTLVAIMTLICSVLINPLSAIANTTKAQDSANVKITSISSSVSNVKDGQRLKISVSFQGNGKVQPGEQIVMDLPEATDTTGGLYGLKANYEINASFGGKVVENAATAHVEGHTVTITFNEPITQLTSGFSGSFNFYVQAEKSLSGENAPVSPDWGVDIDGPTITIEDDPTADDNSGTTEDTQTKPDVSKAKLTKAAVIGKDGNINWIINGTVPEGVTGNIVITDDPNPAGKVDWSSFILSVTTSSGYSENYTINDLSRLGATIETDDPEEGAFVLTIPEWSLSGTAWQINYRTIVSDDVQVGSVISNDVTMAYPGNNMNASKDVIIESNGSGEITGLEGSTLTLIKQDETIHEALAGAGFELINQTTGTTVTTKSNADGEIIFNNLADGTYRLKETVAPDGYQLSDQEYQFTITDGTITDSNLPSDNIILNKKIAATSSSSSESSSSSSESSSSSSKDSSSSSSSVIPSSSLIESSSSSSKDSSSLSSSVISSSSSMESSSSSSKDSSSSSSSVIPSSSLIESSSSSSKDSSSSSSSVIPSSSSMESSSSSSISKSTSKHSSTSATVIKQSTSNSKNNSMSSVLSSSSVSSASESVTATENNDSSQKEQQNLPQTGERHNDVLSMVVGSLLLGIAGFVVLRKNN, from the coding sequence TTGGATAAACGTAATTTTAAATTCCATAAAATGACTTTGGTAGCAATCATGACATTGATTTGTTCTGTGTTAATTAATCCACTCTCAGCTATTGCGAATACAACCAAAGCACAAGACAGTGCAAATGTGAAAATTACGAGCATAAGTAGTAGTGTATCAAATGTAAAGGATGGTCAACGGTTAAAAATTTCCGTCAGTTTCCAAGGAAATGGTAAAGTTCAGCCGGGTGAACAAATTGTGATGGATTTACCTGAAGCTACTGATACGACTGGTGGTTTATATGGGTTGAAAGCTAATTATGAAATTAATGCATCATTTGGCGGAAAGGTTGTTGAAAATGCAGCAACTGCTCACGTTGAAGGGCATACAGTTACAATTACCTTTAATGAACCAATCACTCAACTAACAAGTGGTTTTTCGGGTTCTTTTAATTTCTATGTTCAAGCTGAAAAGAGTCTTTCTGGTGAAAATGCACCAGTGAGTCCTGATTGGGGTGTTGATATTGATGGGCCTACAATCACGATTGAAGATGACCCTACAGCAGATGATAATAGTGGAACAACTGAAGATACACAAACTAAACCAGATGTTTCTAAAGCAAAATTAACTAAGGCCGCTGTTATTGGTAAAGATGGTAACATCAACTGGATTATTAATGGGACTGTTCCTGAAGGAGTAACAGGAAACATTGTAATTACTGATGATCCTAATCCAGCAGGGAAAGTTGATTGGAGCAGTTTCATTCTTTCAGTTACAACTTCAAGTGGATACTCTGAAAATTATACAATCAATGATTTATCACGTTTAGGAGCAACAATTGAAACGGATGATCCAGAAGAGGGTGCCTTTGTATTAACAATCCCAGAGTGGTCATTATCTGGTACAGCATGGCAAATTAACTACCGTACAATTGTAAGTGATGATGTTCAAGTCGGATCTGTTATTAGTAATGACGTTACAATGGCATATCCAGGAAATAATATGAATGCTAGCAAAGATGTCATTATTGAATCTAATGGTTCTGGTGAAATCACTGGCTTAGAAGGTAGTACATTGACATTAATCAAACAAGATGAAACTATACATGAAGCTTTAGCAGGTGCAGGTTTTGAATTGATTAATCAAACAACTGGGACAACCGTTACAACTAAGAGTAACGCAGATGGTGAGATTATCTTTAATAATTTAGCTGATGGAACTTATCGTTTGAAAGAAACGGTTGCTCCTGATGGTTATCAATTAAGTGATCAGGAATATCAATTTACGATTACTGATGGAACGATTACCGATTCAAATCTTCCAAGTGACAATATCATTTTGAATAAGAAAATTGCAGCTACAAGTTCTTCAAGTTCAGAGTCAAGTAGCTCATCATCAGAAAGTAGTAGTTCAAGTTCAAAAGATAGTTCAAGCTCATCAAGTTCGGTAATACCAAGTAGTTCATTAATAGAAAGTAGTAGTTCAAGTTCAAAAGATAGTTCGAGCTTATCAAGTTCAGTAATATCAAGTAGTTCATCAATGGAAAGTAGTAGCTCAAGTTCAAAAGATAGTTCGAGCTCATCAAGTTCGGTAATACCAAGTAGTTCATTAATAGAAAGTAGTAGTTCAAGTTCAAAAGATAGTTCGAGTTCATCAAGTTCGGTAATACCAAGTAGTTCATCAATGGAAAGTAGTAGTTCTAGTTCGATAAGCAAGTCTACAAGTAAGCACAGCTCAACGAGTGCAACTGTAATTAAGCAATCAACGTCAAATTCAAAGAATAATTCAATGAGTTCAGTATTATCAAGTAGTTCTGTAAGCTCTGCTAGCGAAAGTGTAACTGCAACTGAAAATAATGATTCTAGTCAGAAAGAACAACAAAACTTACCGCAAACAGGTGAACGTCATAATGATGTGCTTTCAATGGTTGTTGGTAGTCTCCTTTTAGGAATTGCTGGTTTTGTTGTATTACGTAAAAATAATTAA
- a CDS encoding AEC family transporter yields the protein MDTFLTSVSSVIVIVLIMALGFILRKFGWFSDSFAGNISNLITKIALPASIFVSVQEHLTRDSLRSLGEGLIFPALGVIIGYLIAYLVVKVLKVCPGRRGILMNAIVNANTIFIGMPLNNALFGAKAMPYFLIYYLINTVSTWAFGIFLIYNDDPTVDKANKQKRKLNWQKLLPMPLVGFVVAIIWLLLGLPNDQPSFAFQALSYVGNLVTPLSLIYIGIVLCDAGLNNFKFDRDSVLALMGRFVLSPVVLILLIKFGAPILHFDLPHLMQQTLVVQSATPMLAVLPILADEAHGDVKYATNIVVMSTVLFIVVVPILMGILQFI from the coding sequence ATGGATACATTTTTAACTTCAGTTTCAAGTGTTATCGTGATTGTTTTAATCATGGCACTTGGTTTCATTTTACGTAAGTTTGGTTGGTTCAGCGATTCATTTGCTGGTAACATTTCAAACTTAATCACAAAAATCGCTTTACCTGCATCAATTTTTGTTTCTGTACAAGAACATTTAACACGTGATAGTTTACGTAGTCTTGGTGAAGGTTTAATTTTCCCTGCTTTAGGGGTTATTATTGGCTACTTGATTGCATATTTAGTTGTTAAAGTGCTTAAAGTATGTCCAGGTCGTCGTGGAATCTTAATGAACGCGATCGTTAACGCCAATACAATCTTTATTGGAATGCCACTTAACAACGCTTTATTCGGTGCAAAGGCAATGCCTTACTTCTTGATTTACTACTTGATTAACACTGTTTCAACATGGGCATTTGGAATTTTCTTAATTTACAATGATGACCCTACTGTTGATAAAGCTAACAAGCAAAAGCGTAAATTAAACTGGCAAAAATTATTACCAATGCCATTAGTTGGTTTTGTGGTTGCTATTATTTGGTTATTACTTGGTTTACCAAACGATCAACCAAGTTTTGCTTTCCAAGCATTAAGCTATGTTGGTAACTTAGTAACTCCATTATCATTGATTTACATTGGGATTGTTTTATGCGATGCTGGTTTGAACAACTTCAAATTCGACCGTGATTCAGTATTAGCATTGATGGGACGTTTTGTATTATCACCAGTTGTATTGATCTTATTGATCAAATTTGGTGCTCCAATCTTACACTTTGATTTACCACACTTAATGCAACAAACATTAGTGGTACAATCAGCAACACCAATGCTTGCAGTATTACCTATTTTAGCTGATGAAGCACATGGTGATGTTAAATATGCAACCAATATTGTTGTAATGAGTACGGTATTATTTATCGTAGTTGTTCCAATTTTAATGGGAATCTTGCAATTTATTTAA
- a CDS encoding LysR family transcriptional regulator, with protein sequence MNIRDLEYFNTLVEVKNFSLVAQKFNVSQPTITMAIRRLEKEYQTKFFIRNQAHKELIVTEAGKQFYEHSKTVISELELASKDIEHAKQHKILFGLPPIIGTYYFPLATPQLLRDDLLSQLTIISKGSNICRKMLLNGDLDIAVLGSIQKIEDKELITENFAQSPLRIIVGDQHPWYQRKKVTLAELKNQKFIAQNESYIHNEALKQMGHLGHFRPEIIVQTDNINILKKLVSENLGIGLLTEIAVTKADNQLHTIEVDAEDFPVFNMAIAYRRNHQLTEPQEELLEILKNSFE encoded by the coding sequence ATGAATATTAGAGATTTAGAATATTTCAATACATTGGTTGAAGTTAAAAATTTTTCGCTCGTTGCACAAAAATTTAACGTCTCACAACCAACGATTACAATGGCGATTCGTCGTTTAGAAAAAGAATATCAAACTAAATTTTTTATTCGTAATCAAGCGCATAAAGAATTGATCGTTACTGAAGCAGGTAAACAATTCTATGAACATTCTAAAACGGTTATTAGCGAATTAGAACTCGCAAGCAAAGATATTGAGCATGCTAAGCAACATAAAATTTTATTTGGATTACCACCAATTATTGGGACATATTATTTTCCACTAGCAACACCACAATTATTACGTGATGATTTATTAAGTCAGTTGACGATTATTAGTAAGGGTTCGAATATTTGTCGAAAGATGCTTTTGAATGGTGATTTAGATATTGCAGTATTAGGTTCAATTCAAAAAATTGAAGATAAAGAATTAATTACTGAAAATTTTGCACAGTCTCCATTGCGGATTATTGTAGGCGATCAACATCCATGGTATCAACGTAAGAAAGTAACACTAGCGGAGTTAAAGAACCAAAAGTTTATTGCACAGAATGAAAGTTATATTCATAATGAAGCATTGAAACAAATGGGGCATTTAGGACATTTCAGACCAGAAATCATTGTGCAAACTGATAATATTAATATTTTGAAGAAATTAGTATCTGAGAATCTTGGAATTGGTTTGTTAACTGAAATTGCAGTTACTAAGGCAGATAATCAATTACATACGATTGAGGTTGATGCAGAAGATTTTCCTGTGTTCAATATGGCAATTGCCTATCGGCGAAATCATCAATTAACTGAACCACAAGAAGAATTATTGGAGATATTGAAGAATTCATTTGAATAA
- a CDS encoding malolactic enzyme yields the protein MINGLDMLRDPFLNKGTAFTKEEREKYNLVGTLPINIQTIEEQAKETYDHYQAKPNNFEKRQFLMELFNTNRTLFYYLMDQHLVEFMPVVYDPVIADSIENYSHVFVQPQDAAFISIDAQDDIEATLKNAANGRDIKLIVVTDAEAILGIGDWGTQGVDISIGKLMVYTAASGIDPKNVLAVSLDAGTNNEELLNDPLYLGNHHERVYGDEYFAMVDKFVATSRKLFPEVLIHFEDFGRTNADVILEKYQDEIPVFNDDIQGTGIICLAAVLGALNISKEKLTDQVFLTFGAGTAGCGIANMMCDELVRNGLSREEAKKHFYLVDKQGLLFEDTEGLTQAQKPFVRKRSEFENADELTDLETIVKTIHPTVMIGTSKQPGAFTETIVKEMAAHTERPIIFPISNPTKLLEAKAEDIIKWTDGKALVATGIPSAPVEYNGVTYTIGQANNALVYPGVGFGSIAAKAKIVNEKMLAAAAHALGGIVDASEPGAAVLPPVAKLTEFTQTVAETVAQSAIDQGLSPVSDAHKAVTDMKWEPKY from the coding sequence ATGATAAATGGATTAGACATGTTAAGAGATCCTTTTTTAAATAAAGGAACAGCTTTTACAAAAGAAGAACGTGAAAAGTACAACTTAGTTGGAACTTTACCAATTAATATTCAAACAATTGAAGAACAAGCAAAAGAAACTTATGATCATTATCAAGCTAAACCAAATAATTTTGAAAAACGCCAATTCTTAATGGAACTTTTCAATACTAACCGGACATTATTCTACTACTTAATGGATCAACACTTAGTAGAATTCATGCCTGTTGTATATGATCCAGTGATTGCTGACTCAATTGAAAACTACAGTCACGTATTCGTGCAACCACAAGATGCTGCATTTATCTCAATTGATGCTCAAGATGATATTGAAGCTACATTGAAGAATGCTGCTAACGGTCGCGACATTAAATTAATCGTTGTAACTGATGCTGAAGCTATTTTAGGTATCGGTGACTGGGGTACTCAAGGTGTTGACATCTCAATCGGTAAATTAATGGTTTATACAGCTGCATCAGGTATCGATCCTAAGAATGTTTTAGCTGTATCATTAGATGCTGGTACTAACAACGAAGAATTATTAAATGACCCATTGTACTTAGGAAACCACCACGAACGTGTTTATGGTGATGAATACTTCGCAATGGTTGATAAATTTGTTGCTACAAGTCGCAAGTTATTCCCAGAAGTCTTGATTCACTTTGAAGACTTTGGTCGAACAAACGCTGACGTTATCTTAGAAAAATACCAAGATGAAATTCCTGTATTCAACGATGATATTCAAGGTACTGGAATTATCTGCTTAGCTGCTGTGCTTGGTGCTTTAAACATCTCAAAAGAAAAATTAACAGACCAAGTCTTCTTAACATTTGGTGCTGGTACTGCTGGTTGCGGAATTGCCAACATGATGTGTGATGAACTTGTACGTAATGGTTTATCACGTGAAGAAGCTAAGAAGCACTTCTACCTAGTTGACAAACAAGGATTATTATTCGAAGATACAGAGGGTTTGACACAAGCTCAAAAACCATTTGTACGTAAACGTAGTGAATTTGAAAATGCTGATGAATTAACTGATCTTGAAACAATTGTAAAAACAATTCACCCAACAGTTATGATTGGTACTTCAAAACAACCAGGTGCATTTACTGAAACAATCGTGAAGGAAATGGCTGCACATACAGAACGTCCAATTATCTTCCCAATTTCAAATCCAACAAAATTATTGGAAGCAAAAGCTGAAGATATTATCAAGTGGACAGATGGTAAGGCCTTAGTTGCAACTGGTATTCCATCAGCACCTGTTGAATACAATGGTGTAACATATACAATTGGACAAGCCAACAACGCTTTAGTTTACCCTGGGGTTGGTTTCGGTTCAATCGCAGCTAAAGCTAAGATTGTTAACGAAAAAATGTTAGCTGCTGCTGCTCACGCATTAGGTGGAATCGTTGACGCTAGTGAACCTGGTGCTGCTGTTCTTCCTCCAGTTGCTAAATTAACAGAATTCACTCAAACAGTAGCTGAAACAGTTGCTCAAAGTGCAATTGACCAAGGTTTATCTCCTGTATCAGACGCTCACAAAGCTGTTACTGATATGAAATGGGAACCAAAATATTAA
- a CDS encoding LCP family protein — protein MDEEEPLSRVAREKKPKKHHFWRRLLLIILAIILIIAGIGFFNLKNTTDKMYTKSGADMTRNGNKLLREHKPISILILGTDTGALGRHDTGRTDTMMIMTLNPDTKKTTLVSIPRDMEVNFPDYPQYSPAKINSAYTYGGVKEAINTVEQHFNIPIDFYILINMGGLEKAINDVGGVDVKSPLTFSYGGSSFVQGETQHMNGKTALNFARMRHEDPMGDYGRQQRQRLVIEALLKKSISPFTVLNKSFLDSISDQVKTDLTLNDLRILALSYRNVNQHFDSTYVQGESQVIDGLDFQVVSQTERERIANLIWNSLKQ, from the coding sequence ATGGATGAAGAAGAACCTCTTTCACGTGTTGCACGTGAAAAGAAACCCAAGAAACACCATTTTTGGCGTCGTTTATTATTAATTATTTTAGCTATCATTCTGATTATCGCAGGAATAGGCTTTTTTAATCTTAAAAATACAACTGATAAGATGTACACCAAGTCAGGAGCGGACATGACACGTAACGGAAACAAACTTTTACGTGAACATAAACCAATCTCAATATTAATTCTAGGAACTGATACCGGTGCCTTAGGTCGCCATGACACTGGTCGCACTGATACCATGATGATTATGACTCTTAATCCTGATACAAAGAAAACTACACTTGTCAGCATCCCACGTGACATGGAAGTTAACTTTCCAGATTATCCACAATATTCACCAGCCAAAATTAATTCAGCATATACATATGGTGGCGTAAAAGAAGCTATTAACACCGTTGAACAACACTTCAATATTCCGATTGATTTCTATATCCTAATCAATATGGGTGGACTCGAAAAAGCCATCAATGATGTTGGCGGTGTAGATGTTAAATCTCCATTAACTTTCAGCTATGGTGGCTCGAGTTTTGTTCAAGGAGAAACTCAACATATGAATGGGAAAACCGCTTTAAACTTTGCTCGTATGCGTCATGAGGATCCAATGGGAGACTATGGTCGTCAACAACGTCAACGCTTAGTTATTGAAGCCTTATTAAAGAAATCAATCTCACCATTCACGGTTCTTAATAAGAGTTTCCTTGATTCCATTTCTGACCAAGTAAAAACTGACTTAACTTTAAATGATTTACGCATTTTAGCCTTGTCATATCGTAACGTAAACCAACACTTTGATAGTACCTACGTTCAAGGTGAAAGCCAAGTTATCGATGGTCTCGATTTCCAAGTAGTCAGTCAAACTGAACGTGAACGCATTGCTAACCTAATTTGGAATTCATTAAAGCAATAG
- the thiD gene encoding bifunctional hydroxymethylpyrimidine kinase/phosphomethylpyrimidine kinase, translated as MTNEFPQVLTIAGSDCDGSAGMQADMNTFFARNVYGMSVLTACVAGNSYGIEDSITLAPDFIAKQCEVLAKDFKIRAVKTGMLADLTTIKSVIKLLKEYDFGKLVVDPVIITKHGNMLLEEEAYDELRTNLLPLADIITPNFYETEKIAEIKLSNETDIMQAAEILQSDGVKNIVIKGKHDGQSDVVKDYVRLENGKSFWLSHPFVDTEHINGTGDTLSACIVAELAKGFNVEDAIRIAVKYTYECIAHPISVGHKFGPINHWAK; from the coding sequence ATGACGAATGAATTTCCACAGGTATTAACTATTGCTGGATCAGATTGCGATGGTTCAGCAGGAATGCAAGCAGATATGAATACTTTTTTTGCGCGTAATGTATACGGAATGTCAGTGTTGACTGCATGTGTTGCAGGTAACTCATATGGAATTGAAGATAGCATTACTTTAGCACCAGATTTTATTGCTAAACAGTGCGAAGTATTAGCTAAAGATTTCAAAATCAGGGCAGTAAAAACAGGGATGCTTGCTGATTTAACAACTATCAAAAGTGTAATTAAGTTATTGAAAGAATATGATTTTGGCAAGTTAGTTGTTGATCCTGTAATCATTACTAAACACGGTAATATGTTGCTTGAGGAAGAAGCTTATGATGAATTACGGACTAACTTACTTCCATTAGCGGATATTATTACTCCTAATTTTTATGAAACAGAAAAAATCGCTGAAATTAAATTGAGTAATGAAACAGACATTATGCAAGCTGCTGAAATTTTACAAAGTGATGGGGTTAAAAATATTGTAATTAAAGGCAAGCATGATGGCCAAAGTGATGTTGTGAAAGACTATGTTCGTCTAGAAAATGGCAAGTCATTCTGGTTAAGTCATCCTTTTGTGGACACAGAACATATCAATGGAACTGGCGATACTTTATCAGCATGTATTGTCGCTGAATTGGCTAAGGGCTTCAATGTCGAAGATGCAATTCGCATTGCGGTTAAATACACATATGAATGTATTGCACATCCAATTTCAGTTGGTCATAAGTTTGGTCCAATCAATCACTGGGCAAAATAA
- the rihA gene encoding pyrimidine-specific ribonucleoside hydrolase RihA, translated as MVKEKIILDCDPGHDDALALTMAVASPEIDLLAVTTSAGNQTPDKTLYNALRMLTLLGATDIPVASGNQRPLMRQLQIADYVHGETGLDGADLPEPTFKPQPLPAVELIAEILRTQIEPITLVVTGPMTNIALFLRIHPELKTKIKQIVFMGGAAGQGNVFPTTEFNMAVDPEAAKIVINEGIPLVMAGLNVTLKAQIHPEDLAEIGKINNPVAQAIHDQMNFYGEWYGQERFQLTGTPVHDPCTIAYLLQPDIFETHDAYIDVETQGQLTAGETIVDFAGLLEKENNAKVLMNLDRTKFVKLIINLLQCF; from the coding sequence ATGGTTAAAGAAAAAATTATTTTAGATTGTGATCCTGGACATGACGATGCACTCGCCTTAACAATGGCAGTTGCATCCCCAGAAATTGATTTATTGGCAGTAACAACTTCTGCTGGAAACCAAACCCCGGATAAAACTTTGTATAATGCATTACGCATGTTAACTCTATTAGGTGCAACTGATATTCCAGTCGCAAGTGGTAATCAACGCCCATTAATGCGTCAGTTACAAATCGCTGACTATGTACACGGAGAAACTGGTTTAGATGGAGCTGATTTACCCGAACCAACTTTCAAACCACAACCTCTGCCAGCAGTGGAATTGATTGCTGAAATTTTACGAACGCAAATTGAGCCAATTACTTTAGTAGTAACTGGTCCAATGACAAACATCGCCCTTTTCTTACGCATTCATCCAGAATTGAAAACCAAAATTAAACAAATTGTCTTTATGGGTGGAGCTGCTGGACAAGGAAATGTATTTCCAACCACTGAATTTAACATGGCAGTTGATCCTGAAGCCGCTAAAATCGTTATTAATGAAGGAATTCCATTAGTAATGGCTGGATTAAATGTTACCTTAAAAGCACAAATTCATCCTGAAGATTTAGCAGAAATTGGTAAAATCAATAATCCAGTTGCTCAGGCAATTCATGATCAGATGAATTTCTATGGTGAATGGTATGGCCAAGAACGTTTCCAATTAACTGGAACTCCGGTGCATGACCCATGTACCATTGCCTACTTACTACAACCTGATATCTTTGAAACACATGATGCTTACATTGATGTTGAAACTCAAGGGCAATTAACCGCTGGAGAAACAATCGTTGATTTTGCTGGCTTACTCGAAAAAGAAAATAACGCTAAAGTCTTAATGAATCTTGATCGTACTAAGTTTGTAAAATTAATCATTAACTTACTACAATGTTTCTAA
- a CDS encoding SDR family NAD(P)-dependent oxidoreductase, whose amino-acid sequence MTMTDFQRKYGKYAVLFGGAKGLGKQTALKLAEKGLSIVCINDRQDNLDAFEAEFRKTFSVDFIPVQVDLGEENAALDVFDVTDRLDVGFVSYIAAFHKFGKVQDISWEDYKKMLNINVVNFTQAMKHYMGIFCEQGRGGILNYSSLTALTSSPYNVEYGAGKAYVKAFTQAMAYEGEKEGVDVMVASLGATTTERELKAQPQGELGAKIQAMALSPADTVDEIFDNFGKVHSYYVGKHPQEQVKNWRLQNDDDSLAEYMGKFYE is encoded by the coding sequence ATGACAATGACTGATTTTCAAAGAAAATATGGAAAATACGCAGTTTTATTTGGTGGTGCAAAGGGCTTAGGCAAACAAACTGCCTTGAAGTTAGCGGAAAAGGGGCTAAGCATTGTTTGCATTAATGATCGCCAAGATAATTTAGATGCATTTGAAGCTGAATTTCGGAAAACTTTCTCGGTTGATTTTATCCCCGTTCAAGTTGATTTAGGCGAAGAAAATGCTGCATTGGATGTATTTGATGTGACTGATCGGTTAGATGTTGGTTTTGTAAGTTATATCGCTGCATTCCATAAATTTGGTAAGGTTCAAGATATTTCATGGGAAGATTATAAAAAGATGTTGAACATCAATGTAGTTAACTTTACACAGGCAATGAAACATTATATGGGGATTTTCTGTGAACAAGGTCGCGGTGGTATTTTAAATTATTCAAGTTTAACTGCATTGACAAGTTCACCATATAACGTTGAATATGGAGCTGGAAAAGCTTATGTTAAAGCCTTTACACAAGCAATGGCTTACGAAGGCGAAAAAGAAGGTGTTGATGTGATGGTCGCTTCTTTAGGAGCAACAACCACTGAACGTGAATTAAAAGCTCAACCTCAAGGAGAGCTAGGTGCTAAGATTCAAGCAATGGCACTTTCACCAGCAGATACAGTTGATGAAATCTTTGATAATTTTGGCAAAGTGCATTCTTATTATGTTGGGAAACATCCTCAAGAACAGGTTAAAAATTGGCGTTTGCAAAATGATGATGATTCATTAGCTGAATATATGGGTAAATTTTATGAATAA